The proteins below are encoded in one region of Pelecanus crispus isolate bPelCri1 chromosome 4, bPelCri1.pri, whole genome shotgun sequence:
- the THAP9 gene encoding DNA transposase THAP9: protein MTRSCSALGCTARDNGRSRERGISFHQFPVDAAQRREWIRAVNRVDPRSRQAWRPGPGAILCSRHFAEADFERYGLRRKLRRGAVPSRFPHSVRAGNDRAPLCPLSRAAPVCADLPSPFPARSRRAPAGGAGPCSPAYRPRTVANILRELAEKQQLSEETMSLLQAQFSDLPCELHSWRQMAEYSPEMRQFACTLHLYHIKAYDYLRKIFPLPHPYSLTNWLSNNEAAAGFSNNIFLRLQEKVERGEQAYRYCALMVQDMSLQKQQEWDPQTQRLTGFVDLGAGILDADEAPLASEAIILMAVGISSPWTAPLGYFFVNSTTGHLLAQLLRQTVSKLNNIGITVLVVTSGATARGAETARALGIRIDPERIQCTFQHPPGSAHSITYFFDICHALQLIRNALQWFQKIEWLSDTVRWQHVVELAALREQRVLEPCSPKSGRPGSEGSYHLKVNLATLLFSEDVADGLEHLQKLGLASFQNCSGTVKFVRLMSCLCDVFHGRGPYRRGPKGHLLAGNYTKISHLFNEAKSFFVTLTDSVGRYVIKSKRKLGFLSFLLNGESLKWLYTNYMCPEGTPSHHLLTYAFSLDPLELFLRALQQACGSSGNPTCTVFQAAYHKLLASCSLAPGSLHSSGSGNTSSLDISLSRRRDLTLGSIRAQYNPAHGRTLATEYPYCAGLLLHGSALSNALTDLSLHAQSVTRTAGFVAEQLASDLQCEACLASLFESDESRLRCGSVLYIKKLGGVSLPSASVYHITSVLERVLKWYGKVGDSNKNTKLWHLSLEQKVFQELLGESPLFPTLTNHLFDGELCVNNHYTILVKEITQYYLNIRTNHAKHLNLKYHGGRHRLKRLKGKHFVSITTG, encoded by the exons ATGACGCGGAGCTGCTCGGCGCTGGGCTGCACCGCCCGCGACAACGGGCGGAGCCGGGAGCGCGGCATCTCCTTCCACCA GTTCCCGGTGGACGCCGCGCAGCGCCGCGAGTGGATCCGCGCCGTGAATCGCGTGGACCCGCGGAGCCGCCAGGCctggcggcccggccccggggccatCCTCTGCTCGCGGCACTTCGCCGAGGCCGACTTCGAGCGCTACGGGCTGCGGCGGAAGTTGCGGCGGGGGGCCGTGCCCTCCCGCTTCCCCCACTCGGTGCGTGCGGGTAACGACCgcgctcccctctgccccctgaGCCGGGCTGCGCCGGTGTGTGCTgacctcccctctcccttccctgctagGAGCCGCCGGGCGCCGGCCGGAGGAGCGGGCCC ATGCTCCCCCGCATACCGGCCCAGAACGGTGGCGAACATCCTCcgggagctggcagagaagcagcagctctctgaGGAAACCATGAGTTTGCTGCAGGCCCAGTTTTCAG aTTTGCCTTGTGAGTTGCACAGCTGGAGGCAAATGGCAGAATACTCACCAGAAATGAGGCAATTTGCTTGTACGCTCCACCTCTACCATATTAAGGCCTATGATTATCTACGGAagatttttcccctccctcatcCTTACAGCCTGACAAA ttggcTGTCTAATAAtgaggctgctgcaggcttCAGCAACAACATTTTTCTCCGCCTTCAGGAAAAAGTGGAGAGAGGGGAACAGGCCTACCGCTACTGTGCCCTGATGGTACAAGACATgtctctgcagaagcagcaggagtgGGACCCGCAGACCCAGCGCCTGACAGGCTTTGTTGACTTGGGAGCAGGCATCCTTGACGCTGACGAAGCTCCACTGGCCTCAGAAGCAATAATCCTCATGGCAGTCGGTATCTCAAGTCCCTGGACAGCTCCACTTGGCTACTTCTTCGTGAACAGCACAACCGGGCACTTACTTGCTCAGCTGCTTCGTCAGACTGTCAGTAAGCTGAACAACATTGGCATCACGGTACTGGTTGTGACGTCAGGTGCTACCGCTCGTGGTGCTGAGACTGCCAGAGCTCTGGGGATCAGGATAGATCCTGAAAGGATTCAGTGCACTTTCCAGCATCCACCTGGCTCTGCTCACAGCATCACGTACTTCTTCGACATTTGCCATGCGCTCCAGCTGATAAGGAATGCTCTGCAGTGGTTCCAGAAGATAGAGTGGCTCAGTGACACTGTGCGATGGCAGCATGTGGTGGAGCTGGCAGCTTTGCGGGAGCAGAGGGTATTAGAGCCATGTAGTCCCAAGTCAGGCAGACCTGGGAGTGAGGGGAGTTACCACCTGAAGGTCAACCTTGCTACCCTGTTGTTCAGTGAGGATGTTGCTGACGGGCTGGAACACCTCCAGAAGCTGGGCCTGGCCTCATTCCAGAACTGCAGTGGTACTGTCAAGTTTGTGCGTTTGATGAGCTGTCTGTGCGATGTATTTCATGGCAGAGGTCCCTATAGAAGGGGACCGAAGGGGCATTTGCTAGCTGGAAATTACACCAAAATAAGCCACCTCTTTAATGAGGCCAAGAGCTTCTTTGTCACCTTAACGGACTCTGTGGGGAGATACGTTATTAAGAGCAAGCGCAAACTAGGGTTTCTGAGTTTCTTGCTCAATGGCGAAAGCCTCAAGTGGCTTTACACCAACTATATGTGTCCAGAAGGCACTCCTTCCCACCACCTCCTGACCTACGCCTTCAGCCTTGACCCCCTGGAGCTGTTTCTCAGGGCCCTCCAGCAAGCCTGTGGCAGCAGCGGGAACCCCACCTGCACTGTGTTCCAGGCCGCTTATCACAAACTGCTGGCCAGTTGCAGCCTGGCTCCAGGCTCACTGCACAGCAGTGGCTCAGGCAATACAAGCTCCTTGGACATATCCCTGTCTCGTAGGAGAGATCTGACCCTTGGCAGCATTCGTGCTCAGTATAACCCAGCTCATGGGAGGACACTGGCAACAGAGTACCCCTATTGTGCAGGCCTTCTTTTGCACGGCTCTGCACTGAGTAACGCGCTGACAGACCTATCACTACATGCACAGAGCGTCACCCGCACCGCGGGCTTTGTTGCTGAGCAATTAGCCTCTGACTTGCAATGTGAGGCTTGTCTTGCTTCCCTCTTTGAGTCAGATGAGAGCAGGCTAAGATGTGGGTCAGTGCTCTACATAAAAAAGTTAGGTGGAGTGAGTCTGCCCTCGGCAAGTGTGTACCACATAACAAGTGTTTTGGAACGAGTCCTAAAATGGTATGGCAAAGTAGGAGACAGCAACAAAAACACCAAGCTATGGCATTTGTCTCTAGAACAGAAAGTCTTCCAGGAGCTTCTGGGAGAAAGTCCCCTCTTCCCCACCCTCACCAACCATTTATTTGATGGGGAGTTATGTGTCAACAATCACTACACAATCTTAGTAAAGGAAATAACACAATATTACTTAAACATCAGAACAAACCATGCCAAACACCTGAACTTGAAATACCATGGTGGAAGGCACCGACTGAAGAGACTGAAGGGAAAACACTTTGTTTCCATCACCACTGGGTAG